From a single Lytechinus variegatus isolate NC3 chromosome 9, Lvar_3.0, whole genome shotgun sequence genomic region:
- the LOC121421446 gene encoding tetraspanin-9-like gives MCCCAIACVKCFLYFLDILFLLSGIGLFITGIHVLVGVTSGTYASLLPSISYMHAAYVLIILGIFIVVVAIIGCIAAVREGVCCLLTFYFMVVVVICLEVSAIIIAFAGLHMHDDMTSYVTASMKRGLFYYQDENHSEMKAAWDSLQQEVECCGVNAPTDWEITGGFPPGEVPESCCNGPDGACTSYYMEGCQEYILMTLEDWLLLIGVVCIVFVIIQILLVWFILILFFKLHRGSKYCCGCGVYSSVKEHD, from the exons CTTTCAGGTATCGGATTATTCATCACCGGCATACATGTGCTGGTTGGAGTGACGTCAGGGACGTACGCGTCCCTTCTACCGAGCATCTCGTACATGCATGCAGCGTACGTCCTCATAATTCTCGGTATATTCATCGTGGTGGTGGCTATCATCGGATGTATTGCAGCTGTGAGGGAGGGCGTCTGCTGTCTCCTTACG ttttacttcatggttgtggtggtgatcTGTTTGGAGGTGTCTGCTATCATCATCGCCTTTGCCGGGCTTCATATGCACGATGACATGACAAGCTATGTGACTGCGAGTATGAAACGAGGGCTATTTTACTATCAAGACGAGAATCATTCGGAGATGAAAGCTGCATGGGACAGTCTGCAACAAGAG GTTGAATGCTGTGGTGTGAACGCACCTACCGACTGGGAGATTACCGGGGGATTCCCGCCGGGTGAGGTGCCCGAATCGTGCTGTAACGGTCCTGATGGCGCTTGTACTAGCTACTACATGGAG GGTTGCCAGGAGTACATACTGATGACGCTAGAGGATTGGTTGCTTTTGATTGGAGTGGTCTGTATCGTCTTTGTCATCATACAG ATCCTGCTGGTCTGGTTCATATTGATCCTGTTCTTCAAGCTTCACAGAGGAAGTAAATACTGCTGTGGGTGTGGCGTCTACTCTTCCGTCAAGGAACATGATTAG
- the LOC121421346 gene encoding FGFR1 oncogene partner 2 homolog: MMTLSIDQVLCDARRLVERLKEHDSAADHLIQETTTLNKKIEVMKEYQEEIEEMNNIAHHRPRSALILGIQQENRQIRELQKENQELRVALEEHQSALDLIMSSYRDQVSRLVNANQAERDNMIANKKMMEFEQDPAASSVEKIIEMAAVMQRAIDVDEQSSYDVEETLARLQMENRGLRELLQISRTTQARHTPAYSREGSEDLGEREKGNEEDGEKDNDTSESDSDRDTSVIHDTTVIEMDKNGVPLK; this comes from the exons ATGATGACATTGTCCATTGATCAAGTACTGTGTGATGCAAGAAGGCTGGTTGAAAGGTTGAAAGAACATGACAGTGCTGCTGATCATCTTATTCAAGAAACTACAACTCTGAACAAGAAAATTGAAGTCATGAAAGAG tACCAAGAGGAGATCGAGGAGATGAACAACATCGCACACCACCGGCCCCGCTCCGCCCTGATCCTTGGGATCCAGCAGGAGAACAGACAAATCAGGGAGCTGCAGAAGGAGAACCAGGAGCTGCGGGTGGCCCTGGAGGAGCATCAGTCGGCCCTAGATCTGATCATGAGCAGCTACCGGGACCAGGTCTCGAGGCTGGTCAACGCGAACCAGGCCGAGAGGGACAACATGATTGCTAATAAGAAGATGATGGAGTTTGAACAG GACCCAGCCGCTTCCTCAGTCGAAAAGATAATCGAGATGGCTGCCGTCATGCAGCGGGCCATCGATGTCGACGAGCAGAGCTCCTACGATGTCGAGGAAACCTTGGCGCGACTTCAGATGGAGAACCGTGGCCTTCGAGAACTGTTGCAGATCTCCAGGACGACCCAGGCGAGGCACACACCCGCCTACAGCAGGGAGGGCAGCGAGGACTTGGGAGAGAGGGAAAAGGGCAACGAAGAGGACGGGGAGAAGGATAATGATACGAGCGAGAGTGACAGCGACAGAGACACATCGGTCATACACGACACAACTGTCATAGAAATGGATAAGAATGGTGTTCCGTTGAAATGA